Genomic DNA from Streptomyces sp. PCS3-D2:
GGAGAACACCAGGAAGGTGCCGCCGTAGATACGGGTGTGGCCGTGCAGCGCGATGCCGTTCATGGCGGCGGCCATGGCGTGCTCGCGGATGCCGAAGTGGATGGTGCGGCCGTACGGGTCGGCCTCCGGCAGCGGGTTGCCCACCGGAAGGAACGAGGAGTCCTTGTCGATGGTGGTGTTGTTGGAGCCGGCCAGGTCGGCCGAGCCGCCCCACAGCTCCGGGATGACCGCGCCGAGGGCCTGGAGCACCTTGCCGGAGGCGGCGCGGGTGGCGAGGGACGTGCCGGCCTCGAAGACGGGGAGCTGCTCCTCCCAGCCCGCGGGCAGTTCGTTCGCGTTGATGCGGTCGAACTCGGCGGCGCGCTCAGGGTTGGCGGTGCGCCAGGCGGAGAAGTCCTTCTCCCAGGCGGCCTTGGCCTCGCGGCCCCGGTCCAGCGCCTTGCGGGTGTGGGCGATGACCTCGTCGGCGACCTCGAAGGTCTGCTCCGGGTCGAAGCCGAGCACGCGCTTGGTGGCCGCGACCTCGTCGTCGCCGAGTGCCGAGCCGTGGGCGGCCTCGGTGTTCTGGGCGTGCGGGGCGGGCCAGGCGATGATCGAGCGGGCCGCGATGAAGGACGGCCGGTCCGTGACGGCCTTGGCGGCCTGGAGCGCGGCGAACAGGGCCTTCGGGTCGAGGTCGCCGTTCTCCTGCTGCTCGACGCGCTGGACGTGCCAGCCGTAGGCCTCGTAGCGCTTCATGGTGTCCTCGGAGACGGCCGTCTCCGTGTCACCCTCGATGGAGATGTGGTTGTCGTCCCAGAGGAGGACGAGGTTGCCGAGCTTCTGGTGGCCGGCCAGCGCGGACGCCTCGTGGGAGATGCCCTCCTGGAGGCACCCGTCGCCCGCGATCGCGTAGACCATGTGGTCGAACGGGGAGGTGCCCGGGGCCGCCTGCGGGTCGAAGAGGCCGCGCTCGTAGCGGGCGGCCATGGCCATGCCCACCGCGTTGGCGACACCCTGCCCGAGGGGGCCGGTGGTGGTCTCGACGCCGGCCGTGTGGCCGTACTCCGGGTGGCCCGGGGTCTTGGAGCCCCAGGTGCGGAAGGACTTCAGGTCGTCCAGTTCGAGCCCGAACCCGCCCAGGTACAGCTGGGTGTAGAGGGTCAGGGACGAGTGCCCCGCGGAGAGCACGAAACGGTCGCGGCCCACCCACTCGGGGTCCGCCGGGTCGTGCCGCATCACCTTCTGGAAGAGGGTGTACGCGGCGGGCGCCAGGCTCATCGCCGTACCGGGGTGGCCGTTTCCGACCTTCTGGACCGCGTCGGCGGCCAGGATGCGGGCGGTGTCGACGGCCCGCTGGTCCAGTTCGGTCCACTCGAGCTCTGTGGTGGTCGGCTTGGTGCTCACCTGGGTCAGGGCTCCTCTCCACAAGTTCGTGTCCCGGTGACGAACGGTGCACCGGCGATTCCGAGCCTACCCCCGCAACGGCGTGCAGCTATTCGAGTGCAGGCGGTCCGTCATCGCGCCGCCCACCCGCGTTCACCCGGCCACGGGGGCGCGGCGGACGCCGTGCCCCGTATGTATGCACGGTCCGATCGGCCCAACACGAGGCGACCCCGGCGCGGGGCGACGGAAGCGCAACGTCTACAGTGGCGTGGTACGCGCAAGCCTTAACCGGGCCTTCATGGTGTGAAGGGCCCGAGTCGGAGCTTGCTGGATTCTCTCTCAGGGGTGTGCGTGACGGCCGTCGAATCCCGTCCAGCGGGGGTGCTCGGGACGAGCCCCGGTCACCGGCCGTTCGGGACCCGCGTCATGGCTTTCGTGGCATTGACCAAGCCGCGGATCATCGAACTTCTGCTGATCACCACAGTGCCGGTCATGTTCCTCGCGGAGCAGGGCGTGCCGTCGCTGTGGCTGGTCCTGGTGACCTGCGTCGGCGGTTACCTGTCCGCGGGCGGCGCCAACGCGCTGAACATGTACATCGACCGCGACATCGACGCGCTGATGGACCGGACCTCCCAGCGCCCGCTGGTGACCGGCATGGTCAGCCCGCGGGAGTGCCTGGTCTTCGGCATCACGCTCGGCGTGGTCTCCACCCTGTTCTTCGGCCTGCTCGTCAACTGGCTGTCGGCCGCGCTCTCCCTCGGCGCGCTCCTCTTCTACGTGGTCGTCTACACGATGCTGCTGAAGCGGCGCACGACCCAGAACATCGTCTGGGGCGGCATCGCGGGCTGCCTGCCGGTGCTCATCGGCTGGTCCGCGGTCCGCAACGAGGTCTCCTGGGCCGCCGTCATCCTCTTCCTCGTCATCTTCTTCTGGACGCCGCCGCACTACTGGCCGCTGTCGATGAAGGTGGCCGACGACTACGCGCGCGTCGGCGTGCCGATGCTCCCGGTCGTCGCCGGCAACAAGGTCGTGGCGCGCCAGATCGTCCTCTACAGCTGGGTCATGGTCGGCGTCTCGCTGCTGCTGACCCCGCTGGGGTACACCGGCTGGTTCTACACCTCGGTCGCGCTGCTGGCCGGCGGCTGGTGGCTGTGGGAGGCGCACGCGCTGCACGCGCGGGCCAAGGCGGGCGTGACGGGCGCGAAGCTCAAGGAGATGCGCCTGTTCCACTGGTCGATCACCTATGTGTCGCTGCTGTTCGTGGCGGTGGCCGTGGATCCCTTCCTCCGTTGATTACTCGCCGGTAGCATGGCTTCCATGGGAGACACCGCAGACACCGCGGCCGCCGCAGGCGCCGCGGACAAGAAGCAGGACCGTACGGCCGCGAAGCTGGCCCGGCAGATCGGCGCCTTCGCCAAGCAGCACGGCGGGGCCGAGGGCCAGCTCGCCCACATCGGCCAGGCCGGCACCCGCATCGTGCTCGTGGGCACGGACGGCGGCTGGGGCGACCTGGTGGCCCCGACCTTCGCGGTGGCGCAGCTGGCCGCGCAGAAGGCCGGGCTGACCCTCCACGACGAGTTCGACGGGGAGTTCGCCGCGCGCGTGCGGACGGGCCCGTACGAGTGGTCGCGGATGGCCGGCCTCCAGCTCGGCGGAACCCCGAACCCGGCGGCCTGACCGGCCCGGACCGGCATCCGGGGCGCCGGCGTGCGCCCTCGGTCAACAGCCCGAGCAACACCTCACACCCCGCTCACCCGTTAGGACGTGTGGAAGCGCCTTCCCCACGTCCGCAACGGGATGCCCGGATGATCGAAACGCCGCCCCTGGTGGACCAGTACTGCCACGGAGTCCTCCGTACGGAGCTGGGCCTGGGCACCTTCGAGGCCCAGCTGATCCGCTCGGCCGGCCCGCCCGCCGCCGGCACCACCTTCTTCGACACCCAGACCGGTTTCGCGGTCCGCCGCTGGTGCCCGCCGTTGCTGGGGCTGGAGCCGCACGCCGCCCCCGCCCGCTATCTGGCCCGGCGCCGCGAGCTGGGCCCGGCCGAGTCCGCGCGGCGGCTGCTGCGGGGGTCCGGGGTCGCCGCCTACCTGGTCGCCACCGGCCCGGCCGAGGACCTCACCGCGCCCAAGGATGTGGCGCTCGCCGCCGACGCCGAGGCCTTCGAGACCGTACGGCTGGAGTCACTGGCCGAACAGGTCGCCGACACCTCCGGGACGGTGGCCGCCTTCCTCGCCAATCTGGCCGAGGCGATCCACCACGCTGCCTCGGGTGCCGCGGCCTTTGCCTGCTCCGCGACCCCGGCCCGTCCCGACGGCGCGCAGGGCACGGGCCTGGATCCCGATCCGCCCGGTCCGGGAGAGGTGCGCGGAGCGGCCGGACGCTGGCTGACCGGGCGGCCGCGCGGGGGAGCCGTGGCGGACCCCGTACTCCTGCGGCACCTGCTCTGGAGCGCGGTGGCGTCCGGGCTGCCGCTCCAACTGCACACGGGCGCGGGGGATCCCGCGGTGCTGACCGGATTCGTACGGGCCACCGCGGGTTTCGGCACCCGGCTGGTGCTGCTCGGCGGATATCCGCACCACCGGCACACGGCGCGGCTCGCGGAGGCCTTCCCGCACGTCTACGCCGACGCCGGCGCGGGCCTGGGGCGAACCGGGGCACGGGCCGCGGCGGTCCTGGCCGAGCTGCTGGAGCTCGCCCCGTTCGGGAAGGTGCTGTTCTCCAGCGGGGGGCGGCGGCTGCCCGAACTGCACGCGGTGGGCGCCCTGGTGTTCCGCGAGGCGCTGGCCCGGGTGCTGGGCGGCTGGGTCGCCGAGGGGTCCTGGTCCTGGCGGGACGCGGAGCGGGTGGCGGCCATGGTCGCGGCGGGCAACGCCCGCCGCGTCTATCGGCTGGACCGGCCGTGAGGACGGCCCGGAGCGAACGGCCGGGACGGCTCAGACGGTGGAGAGCCGGGCGTCCGCGGGAGCGGGTGTGCCCGCTTCGGTGGCCGGCCGTTCCCGCAGGCTCAGGGCCAGCCGGAGCACGGCGACCCACACCAGGCAGGAGCCCAGCATGTGCACGGCGACCAGGACCTCGGGCACGTCGGTGAAGTACTGCACGTAGCCGATGCCGCCCTGGGCGAGCAGGACGAGCAGCAGGTCGCGGGCGCGCGCCCGGGTGTCGGCGGGTGCGTCGACCACGCGCAGCACCAGCCACATCGCCACGGCCAGCGCGCAGACCAGCCAGGCGGCGATCGCGTGCACGTGCGCGGTGACCTCCCAGTCGAAGGGCATCCGCTTGATCTCGCTGCTGTCGCCGGCGTGCGGGCCGGAGCCGGTGACCACCGTGCCCGCGGCGATCAGCACGAGGGTGCTGGCGATCAGGGCCCACGACAGCTTGCCCACCGGGCCGGGGACGCGCGGGCGGGGGGCGGTGTCGCCCTCGCCGGCGCGCTGCCAGGTGAGGGTCGTCACCGCGATCAGCGTGGTGGCGAGGAGGAAGTGCCCGGCCACGCTGTAGGGGTTGAGGCCCGTCAGTACGGTGATGCCGCCGAGCACGGCGTTGCTCATCACGATGGCGAACTGGAGCCAGCCGAGCCTGGTCAGCGAGTGGCGCCAGGGCTCGGCCGAGCGCGCCGCGAGGATCACCCAGCCGACGGCGGCACAGAGCACGTACGTCAGCATCCGGTTGCCGAACTCGATGGCGCCGTGGAAGCCCTGCTCCTGCGTCACGATCAGGCTGTCGTCGGTGCACTTGGGCCAGGTGTCGCAGCCGAGACCGGATCCGGTCAGCCGCACCGCGCCGCCGGTGACGACGATGGCCACGCTCATGACGAGCGCGGCGAGCGCGGCCCGCCGGACGATCCGGGGTGACGGGGTCCAGCGGCTGGCGATGAATGCGAGGGGGTTCAACACGCCCCATATCGTAGGCGACCCCTTGTGCAAACTTTCACGAGGGGGTGGGGGGCGGTGCGTCGGGGGAGGAGAGCAGCCGGAACCCGGCCCCGGCGGGGTCGCCCTCCTCGTGCCACCAGAGCAGCACCCGCCAGTGCGCGGCGTCGCCCGGATGGTCCGGCGACAGCGTGAAGCCGCGTACCAGGGAGGATGCGACGTCCTGGGCCGTCCGGTTCCGCACCTCCGTGGCACCGCGCCAGGGGTGCGGGAGCGCGTGCCACAACCCGTCGGCGCCGCGGACGTCGAAGCGCCACACCGCGAGCCAGGGGGTGACCTCCAGCATCGTGCGCACCTGCTCGGCGCCGAGGTGCAGCCGGGATGCGATCTCGGGCTCCTCCACCGACCGGATGCGGGCGGCCACCACGGCCCGGGGCAGCAGCCGCTCGGGCAGCAGGCCCCGCGTGCGCAGGCCCACCAGCTCGTCGAAGGCCAGGTAGCGCAGGCGCAGCTCCAGCTGGCGGCCGATGTGGTCGAGGGCCTCTTCGGCGGCCTCGGCCTCCTCCGCGGCGGGATCGGCCAGGAGCAGCCGGCGGAAGTCGGCCTCCGCGTCCACGGCCCAGGCCACCGCGTCCTCGGTGAGGCCCAGCTCGGCGAGGCGGTCCCCGAGGAACACCTTGGCCTGGGCGAGGCCCTGCCGGTTGACCGGATCCCGCTGGTCCAGTCCGGCCCAGACCTCCACCGCGGTACGGGTCAGGTCCCGGGCGCGCTCGCCGGCGGCCCGCTCCATGGCGCTGGGGCCCTGGTCGGCGGCCGCGCCCAGCGGGTGCCGCGGCAGCCGGTCCGCGTCGCTCAGCGGCCAGGCCAGCCACACCCCGTGGTTGATCAGCCCGCGGGCGTACCAACGGGCGTACTCCGGGGTGTGCCGGGCCGCGCGTTCGGAACTGCGCAGACCCTCCTCGATGGTGGCGAGGGCGCCCGCGCGGTCCCCCGCGGCGAACCGCAGGGCCGCCCGGTCGGCGAGGCGCAGCCCGAGCAGCGCGGTGCACTCGGGGTCGTCGGTGAGCGCGCGCAGGGCCCCGATCAGCTCGTCGAGGAGCCCCTCCTGCTCCGCCGGCTCCGCCGGTGCGACCCCCGCCCGCACCCGCGCCCACCGCTCGTCCAGCCGAAGAACGGCCTCCCGCTGCACCATGTCCGCCCCCCGGCTTCATGTGTGGAGGCGCCCATCCTCGCGGCTGCGCCGCCGCGAGGGAAAGGGTTTCATTCCCAGCGGAAGAGGCGGGCGGCGGCGCCCAGACCGAGTACGGCCCAGGCCGTGAGCACGGCCGCGTCACCCCACGGCAGCGCCGCTCCCTGCTGGAGCACCTCGCGCAGACCGTTGGAGAGGGCCGAGATGGGCAGCAGCCCCAGGACGGACTGAACGGCGCCCGGGAACTTCTCCATCGGCACGATCACCCCGCCGCCGACCAGCAGCAGCAGGAACACCAGGTTGGCCGCGGCCAGGGTGGCTTCTGCCTTCAGGGTCCCGGCCATCAGCAGTCCGAGCCCCGAGAAGGCGGCGGTGCCCAGCAGGACCAGCGCGGCGACCGACAGCGGGTCCCCCTGCGGGGACCAGCCCAGCGCGAGGGCGATCGCCGTCAGCAGGGCGATCTGCAGCACCTCGGTGACCAGCACCGAGAGGGTCTTGGCGGCCATCAGAGCCCAGCGCGGCAGCGGGGAGGCCCCGAGCCGCTTGAGCACCCCGTAGCGGCGGTCGAAGCCGGTGGCGATGGCCTGGCCGGTGAAGGCGGTGGACATCACGGCGAGGGCGAGGATGCCGGGGGCGAGGAAGTCCACCGATTCCCCGGCACCCGTGTCGACGATGTCGACGGCGGAGAACAGCACCAGGAGCAGCGCCGGAATGATCACGGTGAGCAGCAACTGCTCGCCGTTGCGCAGCAGCATCCGGGTCTCCAGCGCCGTCTGCGCGAGGATCATGCGGGACACGGGCGCGGCCCCCGGGCGGGGGGTGAACGTACCGGCGCTCATGCGCGCAGCTCCTTACCGGTCAGTTCCAGGAAGACGTCTTCGAGGGTGTGCCGCTCCACCGAGAGGCTGTCGGGCATCACGCCGTTCTGTGCGCACCAGGAGGCGACGGTGGCCAGCAGCTGCGGGTCCACCTCGCCGGTCACCCGGTAGACGCCCGGGGTGACCTCGGCCGCCTGGGTGCCGTCGGGCAGCGCCTTCAGCAGAGAGGGGAGGTCCAGGGCGGGGCGACCGGTGAAACGCAGGGTGTTCTCGGCGCCGCCGCGGCACAGCTGCTCGGGGCTGCCGTGGGCGATGACCCGGCCCGCGTCCACGATGGCGACCTCGTCCGCGAGCTGTTCGGCCTCGTCCATGTGGTGGGTGGTGAGGACGACGGTGACCCCGTCGGCGCGCAGCTCCCGTACGAGGTCCCAGGTGGCACGGCGGGCCTGCGGGTCCAGGCCGGCGGTGGGCTCGTCGAGGAAGACCAGCTCGGGGCGGCCCACGACGGCCATGGCCAGGGCCAGGCGCTGCTGCTGGCCGCCGGAGAGCCGCCGGTAGGGGGTGCGGCCGCAGCTGCCCAGGCCGAGGCGTTCCACCAGGACGTCGGGGTCGAGCGGGTGCGCGTACAGCTTGGCCA
This window encodes:
- the tkt gene encoding transketolase, with protein sequence MSTKPTTTELEWTELDQRAVDTARILAADAVQKVGNGHPGTAMSLAPAAYTLFQKVMRHDPADPEWVGRDRFVLSAGHSSLTLYTQLYLGGFGLELDDLKSFRTWGSKTPGHPEYGHTAGVETTTGPLGQGVANAVGMAMAARYERGLFDPQAAPGTSPFDHMVYAIAGDGCLQEGISHEASALAGHQKLGNLVLLWDDNHISIEGDTETAVSEDTMKRYEAYGWHVQRVEQQENGDLDPKALFAALQAAKAVTDRPSFIAARSIIAWPAPHAQNTEAAHGSALGDDEVAATKRVLGFDPEQTFEVADEVIAHTRKALDRGREAKAAWEKDFSAWRTANPERAAEFDRINANELPAGWEEQLPVFEAGTSLATRAASGKVLQALGAVIPELWGGSADLAGSNNTTIDKDSSFLPVGNPLPEADPYGRTIHFGIREHAMAAAMNGIALHGHTRIYGGTFLVFSDYMRNAVRLSALMHLPVTYVWTHDSIGLGEDGPTHQPVEHLASLRAIPGLTIVRPADANETAIAWREILKRHTKVFGKGTPHGLALTRQGVPTYEADENTVKGGYVRFEAEGGDAQVVLIGTGSEVHVAVEAREQLQAAGIPTRVVSMPSVEWFEEQDQAYKDSVLPPSVKARVAVEAGIGLTWHRYVGDAGRIVSLEHFGASADAKVLFREFGFTPEAVAAAARDSLAAAAR
- a CDS encoding heme o synthase; translation: MCVTAVESRPAGVLGTSPGHRPFGTRVMAFVALTKPRIIELLLITTVPVMFLAEQGVPSLWLVLVTCVGGYLSAGGANALNMYIDRDIDALMDRTSQRPLVTGMVSPRECLVFGITLGVVSTLFFGLLVNWLSAALSLGALLFYVVVYTMLLKRRTTQNIVWGGIAGCLPVLIGWSAVRNEVSWAAVILFLVIFFWTPPHYWPLSMKVADDYARVGVPMLPVVAGNKVVARQIVLYSWVMVGVSLLLTPLGYTGWFYTSVALLAGGWWLWEAHALHARAKAGVTGAKLKEMRLFHWSITYVSLLFVAVAVDPFLR
- a CDS encoding amidohydrolase family protein yields the protein MIETPPLVDQYCHGVLRTELGLGTFEAQLIRSAGPPAAGTTFFDTQTGFAVRRWCPPLLGLEPHAAPARYLARRRELGPAESARRLLRGSGVAAYLVATGPAEDLTAPKDVALAADAEAFETVRLESLAEQVADTSGTVAAFLANLAEAIHHAASGAAAFACSATPARPDGAQGTGLDPDPPGPGEVRGAAGRWLTGRPRGGAVADPVLLRHLLWSAVASGLPLQLHTGAGDPAVLTGFVRATAGFGTRLVLLGGYPHHRHTARLAEAFPHVYADAGAGLGRTGARAAAVLAELLELAPFGKVLFSSGGRRLPELHAVGALVFREALARVLGGWVAEGSWSWRDAERVAAMVAAGNARRVYRLDRP
- a CDS encoding heme A synthase, whose translation is MLNPLAFIASRWTPSPRIVRRAALAALVMSVAIVVTGGAVRLTGSGLGCDTWPKCTDDSLIVTQEQGFHGAIEFGNRMLTYVLCAAVGWVILAARSAEPWRHSLTRLGWLQFAIVMSNAVLGGITVLTGLNPYSVAGHFLLATTLIAVTTLTWQRAGEGDTAPRPRVPGPVGKLSWALIASTLVLIAAGTVVTGSGPHAGDSSEIKRMPFDWEVTAHVHAIAAWLVCALAVAMWLVLRVVDAPADTRARARDLLLVLLAQGGIGYVQYFTDVPEVLVAVHMLGSCLVWVAVLRLALSLRERPATEAGTPAPADARLSTV
- a CDS encoding ABC transporter permease, with the translated sequence MSAGTFTPRPGAAPVSRMILAQTALETRMLLRNGEQLLLTVIIPALLLVLFSAVDIVDTGAGESVDFLAPGILALAVMSTAFTGQAIATGFDRRYGVLKRLGASPLPRWALMAAKTLSVLVTEVLQIALLTAIALALGWSPQGDPLSVAALVLLGTAAFSGLGLLMAGTLKAEATLAAANLVFLLLLVGGGVIVPMEKFPGAVQSVLGLLPISALSNGLREVLQQGAALPWGDAAVLTAWAVLGLGAAARLFRWE
- a CDS encoding ABC transporter ATP-binding protein, which translates into the protein MSNDPAVEIRGLVKRYGAKTAVDGLDLTVRRASVTAVLGPNGAGKTTTVETCEGYHRPDAGTVRVLGLDPVTQAEALRPRTGVMLQSGGVYSGARAVEMLRHMAKLYAHPLDPDVLVERLGLGSCGRTPYRRLSGGQQQRLALAMAVVGRPELVFLDEPTAGLDPQARRATWDLVRELRADGVTVVLTTHHMDEAEQLADEVAIVDAGRVIAHGSPEQLCRGGAENTLRFTGRPALDLPSLLKALPDGTQAAEVTPGVYRVTGEVDPQLLATVASWCAQNGVMPDSLSVERHTLEDVFLELTGKELRA